TTCCAATAGCACCAGTAATTGCTAAGTCAAGACCACGTTTAAAACCAATGTAATTACTCATTAATGTAGTAAAATCACCTAAGAATGTAATGATAATTGCAATTATCCAAAATAAATCCCATAAAAATACTGCACCTAAATGTATATCATGTTTTTCATACTTTTTATGCATTTCATAAATTGCAATTATTCCAATTATTATAGTTCCTAATTGGTATAAATGAAATGGTAATTGTAATCCAAAAATATTATCCCTCTCTTTTTAGAAAAGCTTCTTTTTAAGTGTTTTATTCTTTTAAATGATTCATATCTTTAAAAACATCAATTACATTTCCAATTATTAATATTGCAGGAGTATTAATATCTTTTTGAGCAATATTATCTAATGTTCCAAAAATTATTCTTTCATTTGATAATGTACCATTTTCTATTACACATGCTGGTGTTTTAGGATCACGATATTTCATAATCTCAGTAGTATTTTCTTTTATATTTCCAATTCCCATAAGAATTATAAGAGTATCTGCTGTATAATCCCATTTAACTTGTTTATTTGGTTTTGTTGGATCTTCATGACCAGTAACTACTGTAAATGATGTTGAAACAGCTCTATGTGTTATAGGTAAACCTA
This portion of the Methanobrevibacter wolinii SH genome encodes:
- a CDS encoding DUF2304 domain-containing protein, whose translation is MFGLQLPFHLYQLGTIIIGIIAIYEMHKKYEKHDIHLGAVFLWDLFWIIAIIITFLGDFTTLMSNYIGFKRGLDLAITGAIGIILYFTYTTLERVKDTEENLKKLDKIIDELNDKKSKNQE